One region of Planctomycetota bacterium genomic DNA includes:
- a CDS encoding HAD-IIB family hydrolase, protein MSARWVVFTDLDATLLEARTYSFEAARPALAELRRRGIPLVPCSSKTAAEILHVQALLGFPDPFVPEDGAAVGAPRGYFDERAAPWEDRGTYALLPLSCGRERILEAFAELKRRTGGAVRGFSDMTPEEVARETNLPLELARLAARREFDEPFRFLADEERHAAGLAAWAASRGLRITRGGRYWHLHGATDKGRAVRLLRELFERKLGPIRTLGLGDSPNDLPLLSAVDVPVAVRKPDGSFDSELAAQVPGLRRADGAGPEGWNRAVLEVLGEERRGPVSRDASGPRA, encoded by the coding sequence ATGAGCGCCCGCTGGGTCGTCTTCACGGATCTCGACGCCACCCTTCTGGAGGCGCGCACCTATTCGTTCGAGGCGGCCCGGCCGGCGCTGGCCGAGCTCCGGCGGCGCGGGATCCCCCTCGTGCCGTGCAGCTCCAAAACCGCCGCCGAGATCCTCCATGTCCAGGCGCTTCTCGGATTCCCGGATCCCTTCGTTCCCGAAGACGGCGCGGCCGTCGGGGCGCCCCGCGGGTACTTCGACGAACGGGCGGCCCCCTGGGAGGATCGCGGAACGTACGCGCTGCTGCCCCTGTCCTGCGGCCGGGAACGGATCCTCGAGGCCTTCGCCGAGCTCAAGCGTCGAACCGGCGGAGCGGTCCGAGGCTTCAGCGACATGACCCCCGAGGAGGTGGCCCGCGAAACGAATCTTCCGCTGGAACTGGCGCGGCTGGCCGCCCGGCGCGAATTCGACGAGCCCTTCCGTTTCCTGGCCGACGAGGAGCGGCATGCGGCGGGTCTGGCCGCGTGGGCCGCGTCGCGGGGGCTCCGCATCACCCGGGGCGGGCGCTACTGGCACCTTCACGGCGCCACGGACAAGGGCCGCGCGGTCCGCCTCCTCCGGGAACTCTTCGAGCGCAAGCTCGGGCCGATCCGCACCCTCGGACTCGGAGACAGCCCGAACGATCTCCCGCTTCTTTCGGCCGTGGACGTGCCCGTGGCGGTTCGGAAACCGGACGGGAGCTTCGATTCCGAGCTGGCGGCGCAGGTGCCCGGCTTGCGGCGGGCGGACGGCGCCGGTCCCGAGGGATGGAACCGGGCGGTGCTGGAGGTGCTTGGCGAGGAGAGACGGGGTCCGGTCTCTCGGGATGCGTCGGGGCCGCGGGCTTGA
- a CDS encoding glycosyltransferase, whose translation MLDTALREWARNRLTEIGWADVVVGIPAFNSERTISHVMKAAAEGLSTYFPGKALLLIVSDGGSTDYTREVAQKTKLARGVDKVVTIYRGVPGKGTSLRCIFEGALLLEAKACAVFDSDLRSITPEWVRSVVEPVLTEGYDFVSPFYVRHKYDATITNHIARSLTQALYGKRLRQPIGGDFGLSPRMMKRLTQEDVWETDVAKFGIDIWMTTIAICEGMRVCETFLGSKIHDPKDPAAHLGPMFRQVVGTLFGMMKRYESVWKNIRGSEPVPLVGAVKEIEPEPVEVSLPSLCRRYREGLEHFGAVWRQVVGEERFARLQEIARQEPEQWSFPPELWVHVVYDFATAFQRWSGDRPQLVEMLVPLYFGRVAGFVQETRDMTTAQADRLVDEQARLFEELKPTLLERWERAG comes from the coding sequence ATGCTCGACACCGCGCTTCGGGAGTGGGCCCGGAACCGGCTCACCGAAATCGGCTGGGCCGACGTCGTCGTCGGCATCCCCGCCTTCAACAGCGAGCGCACCATCTCCCACGTCATGAAGGCCGCGGCGGAGGGGCTGAGCACGTATTTCCCCGGCAAGGCCCTGCTCCTCATCGTTTCCGACGGCGGCTCGACCGACTACACCCGCGAGGTGGCCCAGAAGACCAAGCTCGCGCGCGGCGTGGACAAGGTGGTGACGATCTACCGCGGAGTCCCGGGCAAGGGCACCAGCCTCCGCTGCATCTTCGAGGGCGCGCTCCTTCTGGAAGCCAAGGCCTGCGCCGTCTTCGACAGCGACCTGCGCTCCATCACTCCGGAGTGGGTCCGCTCCGTCGTCGAACCCGTCCTGACCGAAGGATACGATTTCGTCAGCCCCTTCTACGTGCGCCACAAGTACGACGCCACGATCACCAACCACATCGCCCGCTCCCTGACCCAGGCCCTCTACGGCAAGCGCCTCCGCCAGCCCATCGGCGGCGACTTCGGGCTTTCTCCCCGCATGATGAAGCGCCTCACCCAGGAGGACGTCTGGGAAACCGACGTCGCGAAATTCGGCATCGACATCTGGATGACGACGATCGCGATCTGCGAAGGCATGCGCGTCTGCGAAACCTTCCTGGGGAGCAAGATCCACGATCCCAAGGATCCGGCGGCGCATCTGGGACCCATGTTCCGCCAGGTCGTCGGCACCCTCTTCGGAATGATGAAGCGCTACGAGAGCGTGTGGAAAAACATCCGCGGCAGCGAGCCGGTCCCTCTCGTGGGCGCCGTCAAGGAGATCGAGCCCGAGCCCGTCGAGGTCTCCCTGCCCAGCCTCTGCCGGCGGTACCGCGAAGGGCTGGAGCACTTCGGGGCCGTGTGGCGCCAGGTCGTGGGCGAGGAGCGGTTCGCCCGCCTCCAGGAGATCGCCCGGCAGGAACCGGAACAGTGGAGCTTTCCGCCCGAGCTCTGGGTCCACGTCGTCTACGACTTCGCCACCGCCTTCCAGCGCTGGTCCGGCGACCGCCCGCAGCTCGTCGAGATGCTCGTGCCGCTCTACTTCGGACGCGTGGCGGGATTCGTCCAGGAAACCCGGGACATGACGACCGCCCAGGCCGACCGGCTGGTGGACGAGCAGGCCCGGCTTTTCGAGGAGCTCAAGCCCACGCTTCTGGAGCGCTGGGAGCGCGCGGGATGA